The Pediococcus inopinatus region AGCGCCCGAATATGGTCATCATCTTGTGGAATTCGGATGGCTTTTTCAGGATATTGACGCATAAAAGGCTCTGGTAAACCCGTCGTTTCTTTACCGAACAAAAAATAATGATCCTGATCATTATCTGTATAGTCCACATCGGTATAATCGTGATCCGCAAATTTGGAAACTAGATAAAGATAATTCAAATCTGGCACGGAAGCAATGAATTCCGGTAAATTTTCATGATAGACAAGTTCAACATCTTTCCAGTAATCAAGCCCAGCTCGCTTAAGATGTTTGTCATCAACAGAGAAACCAAGGGGTTTGATCAGGTGTAAAACAGTATCCGTCCCTGCACAAGTTCGGGCAATATTACCCGTATTTGCAGGCATTAAAGGTTCAAAAAGTACTATATGATTTGTCATTTTTATTCTCACTCTCATAAATTAAATTAAATCGTTATCTAAAAGCTATCATACTGCTACAATTTTTTTCAAACAACAAAAAAAGCGTAGACACTCGGTGTAGGCACGGCGAGCTTCTACGTTAGGTGAAGTACAACTTGCTGACCACCAACGATTTCTCGATGTTGATTAGCAACCGATTTCTTATAAATGTTAACACCATAACTAAAGATGTGCAACCTCTACTGGGCCTAGTGTTCAAGCAATCGTGCCCTTCAACAAAGTTACATCCACCGTAATATGATCTAAATGGGAGTCTTTTGCGTGCTGAATCATTTCTGGACTTGCTCCCCAATGCAAAGGCGTCATTTGGATCAGATCCGGCAACAAAGATTCCGCAAAATTAAACGTGTAGGTAAGTCGTTTAGCCTGTGAATTAGCAAAATGCTTTTCAAATAACTGGACAACCTGATCATTTTGATAGTCAGCATGTTGACTTTTTTCGTCATACAACAAATGGCGTAATTCACCTAAGTAATTGGAATTAGGCACGATTTTTAGAACTTGCCCACCAGGTTTCAAAACACGCTGAAATTCGGCATAGGCAGATGGTGAAAATAAATCCAAAATGGTAGTAAATTTATCTTCAGTAAATGGCAGGTTTGCCAAGTCAGCAATACAAAAAAACGCCTCACTATCCAGTTGAGTGGCTAGATTAATGCCCGCCGTTGAAATGTCAAACCCAATTGCTGTTGCATCATCTACCATCGAGAGTGTTTTTTTCAACGGAGTTCCCTCGCCAGACCCAACATCCAAAATAACTTCTTTTTTCGTCAAATGTTGTGCAAACTCTCGACAAATTGGATCAAACAACCCCGCCGTTAATACCCGTCTTCTTGAGGCTAACATCGCGTCATCATATTCACTTGAGACAGCATGATTCAAAAAATATAGCGTCCCCTTTTTTGAAATGTCGATTGCATGTTGATTTGGACAGACAATACTCCCCGAATCCACGTGATCATAAGTTTCATGACAAACGGGACAGCGGAATAAGGTTAAATTATTTTCAATAAACTGAATGCCTTTTTCTCTTTTTTTCAACTTTTAATCATCCTCATTAAAATTATTCATAAATCCACGTAGTTAAGCATAACATGGCAGCGTTTAGGGTA contains the following coding sequences:
- a CDS encoding tRNA (cytidine(34)-2'-O)-methyltransferase, with amino-acid sequence MTNHIVLFEPLMPANTGNIARTCAGTDTVLHLIKPLGFSVDDKHLKRAGLDYWKDVELVYHENLPEFIASVPDLNYLYLVSKFADHDYTDVDYTDNDQDHYFLFGKETTGLPEPFMRQYPEKAIRIPQDDDHIRALNLSNSVAIVIYEALRQQAFPGLQRVHRYENDKLK
- a CDS encoding methyltransferase domain-containing protein, giving the protein MKKREKGIQFIENNLTLFRCPVCHETYDHVDSGSIVCPNQHAIDISKKGTLYFLNHAVSSEYDDAMLASRRRVLTAGLFDPICREFAQHLTKKEVILDVGSGEGTPLKKTLSMVDDATAIGFDISTAGINLATQLDSEAFFCIADLANLPFTEDKFTTILDLFSPSAYAEFQRVLKPGGQVLKIVPNSNYLGELRHLLYDEKSQHADYQNDQVVQLFEKHFANSQAKRLTYTFNFAESLLPDLIQMTPLHWGASPEMIQHAKDSHLDHITVDVTLLKGTIA